A DNA window from Vigna angularis cultivar LongXiaoDou No.4 chromosome 1, ASM1680809v1, whole genome shotgun sequence contains the following coding sequences:
- the LOC108322935 gene encoding uncharacterized protein LOC108322935, whose product MATRKVIAICQSGGEFVTDKDGLLSYSGGDAYAIDIDQQTNLSDFKSEIAEMFNCNINTMIIKYFLPGNKKTLITVSKDKDLQRMVSFLGDVNTVDVFIMSEEGAARNNNSNMPGSRSSRTTVSEAVVPVVAPIDVIVDAVQCIDQVEVDVANDVSARSICSGGNDDSHRKAAQQWENTITGVGQRFNSFSEFREALHKYSIAHGFAYKYKKNDSHRVTVKCKCQGCPWRIYASRLSTTQLICIKKMHYNHTCEGSAVKAGYRATRGWVGSIIKEKLKDSPNYKPKDIADDIKREYGIQLNYSQAWRAKEIAREQLQGSYKEAYTQLPFFCEKIKETNPGSFATFTTKEDSSFHRLFVAFHASISGFQLGCRPLIFLDRTPLNSKYQGELLAATAVDGNDGIFPVAFAVVDTETEDNWCWFLQELKLAISTSEQITFVADFQNGLKSSLSNIFEKCYHSYCLRHLAEKLNKDLKGQFSHEARRFMINDFYAAAYAPKLDTFERSIENIKGISPEAYDWVIQSEPGHWANAFFNGARYNLLSSNFGQQFYSWVSEAHELPITQMIDALRGKMMETIYARRVESNQWITKLTPSKEDLLQKETLVARSLQVLFSEGSTFEVRGESVDIVDIDNWDCSCKGWQLTGVPCCHAIAVFECVGRSPYDYCSRYFTVENYQLTYAESIHPVPNVDRPPVQGESAALVMVTPPPTKRPPGRPKIKQVESIDIIKRQLQCSKCKGLGHNRKTCKVS is encoded by the exons ATGGCTACGAGGAAAGTTATTGCTATATGTCAATCAGGAGGTGAGTTTGTGACAGACAAGGATGGATTATTGTCATACAGTGGAGGGGATGCGTATGCAATAGACATTGATCAGCAGACGAATTTAAGTGATTTTAAGTCAGAGATAGCAGAAATGTTCAACTGCAATATAAATACGATGATTATCAAGTACTTTCTTCCTGGCAACAAGAAAACACTTATTACAGTGTCTAAAGACAAGGATTTGCAACGCATGGTCAGTTTCCTTGGGGATGTTAACACGGTTGATGTGTTTATTATGTCAGAGGAAGGAGCTGCTCGAAATAACAATTCCAACATGCCTGGTAGTAG GTCAAGCAGGACAACTGTGTCGGAAGCCGTTGTTCCTGTCGTTGCTCCTATTGATGTGATTGTTGATGCTGTCCAATGCATTGATCAAGTAGAGGTTGATGTAGCTAATGATGTCTCTGCACGTTCTATTTGTTCTGGGGGTAATGATGACAGTCATCGTAAAGCTGCACAGCAGTGGGAAAATACCATCACTGGTGTGGGCCAAAGATTCAATAGTTTTAGTGAATTTCGTGAAGCATTGCATAAATACTCTATTGCTCACGGGTTTGCttacaaatataagaaaaatgatagTCATCGTGTCACCGTCAAATGTAAATGTCAAGGCTGTCCTTGGAGAATATATGCATCTAGGTTGTCTACCACACAGTTGATTTGCATTAAGAAAATGCACTACAATCATACTTGTGAAGGATCTGCCGTTAAAGCTGGGTATCGAGCAACTAGGGGTTGGGTGGGAAGTATTATAAAAGAGAAATTGAAAGATTCACCCAATTACAAGCCAAAGGATATTGCTGATGACATAAAGCGGGAATATGGGATTCAGTTAAATTATTCTCAAGCGTGGCGTGCAAAAGAAATTGCTAGAGAGCAGCTTCAAGGCTCCTATAAAGAGGCTTATACGCAGTTGCCATTTTTCTGTGAGAAGATAAAAGAGACCAATCCAGGGAGTTTTGCAACATTCACAACTAAGGAGGACTCAAGTTTTCATCGTCTCTTTGTAGCATTTCATGCCTCAATATCTGGTTTTCAGCTAGGTTGTCGCCCTCTCATTTTCCTTGACAGAACTCCTTTAAACTCAAAGTACCAAGGGGAATTATTGGCTGCCACTGCTGTGGATGGAAATGATGGCATTTTTCCTGTAGCCTTTGCAGTTGTAGACACCGAGACTGAGGACAATTGGTGCTGGTTTCTGCAGGAACTGAAATTAGCTATATCAACATCTGAGCAGATCACATTTGTTGCAGATTTTCAAAATGGCCTAAAAAGTTCATTGtctaatatatttgaaaaatgcTACCATAGCTATTGCTTACGTCACCTTGCTGAGAAATTGAACAAGGACTTGAAGGGACAATTTTCTCATGAGGCCAGACGGTTCATGATTAATGATTTTTACGCTGCTGCTTATGCCCCCAAATTGGATACTTTTGAACGTAGTATTGAGAACATTAAAGGTATTTCTCCGGAGGCCTATGATTGGGTGATCCAAAGTGAGCCAGGCCACTGGGCAAATGCATTCTTTAATGGAGCAAGGTATAATCTCCTTTCATCAAATTTTGGACAGCAGTTCTACAGTTGGGTGTCAGAGGCACATGAGTTGCCAATTACTCAAATGATTGATGCATTACGAGGTAAGATGATGGAAACAATTTATGCACGACGTGTAGAATCTAATCAATGGATTACAAAGCTGACACCATCCAAGGAGGACTTGCTACAAAAGGAAACATTAGTTGCTCGTTCACTTCAAGTATTGTTCTCAGAAGGTAGCACATTTGAGGTCCGTGGAGAATCTGTTGATATTGTTGATATTGATAACTGGGATTGCAGCTGCAAGGGGTGGCAACTTACTGGTGTACCATGCTGTCATGCCATTGCTGTCTTTGAATGTGTTGGTAGGAGTCCATATGATTATTGTTCAAGATACTTCACAGTTGAGAATTATCAATTAACATATGCAGAGTCTATTCACCCTGTGCCAAATGTTGACAGACCACCTGTACAGGGTGAATCCGCTGCTTTAGTTATGGTAACCCCTCCACCAACTAAGCGCCCTCCAGGTCGGCCAAAAATAAAGCAAGTTGAATCAATAGACATAATTAAACGTCAGCTTCAGTGTAGTAAATGCAAGGGACTTGGCCATAATAGGAAGACGTGCAAAGTTTCATAG
- the LOC108339340 gene encoding uncharacterized protein LOC108339340, with product MEEELDLSYLDREDIDDDVVGVDFNIVAMLHQQLQITTSLAALTMLCIVCHALNILNMFSSDPSSVSNFLPDKDRRRQELMSYLVHTTQCRDIIRMGPEAFINLCERLRSTGLVKDDIRSTVEEQVAQFLYIVGHNVKNRSVAFFFHRSGATVSKFFHNVLDAVITLESEFLTQPSGDEVHPYVLNNTRFYPYFKDCLGAIDGTHVRVRVAREDAPRFRGRKDWPTQNVFAACDFDMKFTYVLAGWEGTASDSRILKNALDRDDPLAIPQGKYYLGDAGFMLKSTVMTPYRGVRYHLKEFSRRGPQNARELFNHRHSSLRNVIERTFGVLKKRFSIIASGTEPHYELETMTDIILACCILHNFIRGVDRDDPLLNEVDNELNEREEQNVSSSQVCEDDYRLGSTIRDAIADQMWRDYQNS from the exons ATGGAAGAAGAATTAGATTTGTCGTACTTGGACCGTGAAGATATAGACGACGATGTGGTTGGTGTAGACTTTAATATAGTCGCAATGTTAcatcaacaattacaaataacaaCCTCCCTGGCTGCActaacaatgttatgcattgtttGTCATGCCttgaatatattgaatatgttCTCAAGTGATCCAAGTAGTGTTAGCAATTTCCTTCCCGACAAAGACCGTCGCAGACAGGAGTTAATGTCATACCTGGTGCATACTACTCAGTGTCGTGACATTATTCGGATGGGTCCGGaggcatttattaatctttgtgaGAGATTAAGATCAACTGGGTTAGTTAAAGACGACATTCGGTCTACAGTGGAGGAACAAGTAGCTCAATTTCTTTATATAGTTGGGCATAATGTCAAGAATCGGAGTGtcgcatttttctttcatcgatcTGGGGCGACGGTAAGCAAATTCTTTCACAATGTGCTGGATGCTGTTATAACTCTAGAATCAGAATTTTTAACTCAGCCATCAGGAGATGAGGTTCATCCATATGTGTTGAACAACACTCGATTTTATCCTTACTTCAAG GATTGCTTAGGGGCCATAGATGGTACTCACGTTCGTGTAAGGGTGGCACGAGAAGATGCTCCAAGATTTCGTGGTAgaaaagattggccaactcAAAATGTGTTTGCCGCATGTGACTTTGATATGAAATTCACATACGTTCTAGCTGGGTGGGAAGGCACAGCATCTGATTCTAGAATCTTAAAAAATGCTCTTGATCGAGATGATCCGTTGGCCATCCCCCAAG GAAAATACTATCTCGGCGACGCAGGATTTATGCTGAAAAGTACGGTTATGACACCATATAGAGGCGTCAGATATCACCTTAAAGAATTTTCTCGCAGAGGACCACAAAATGCACGAGAGCTCTTTAACCATCGACATTCATCACTCAGAAATGTTATTGAAAGAACATTTGGTGTATTGAAGAAACGGTTCTCTATCATTGCAAGTGGCACTGAACCACATTATGAATTGGAGACGATGACGGATATTATTTTGGCTTGTTGTATCCTACACAACTTTATCCGTGGAGTTGATAGGGATGACCCATTGCTTAATGAGGTTGATAACGAGTTAAATGAAAGGGAAGAGCAGAATGTGTCATCCTCTCAAGTTTGTGAAGATGATTATAGGCTTGGTAGTACTATTAGGGATGCCATAGCGGATCAAATGTGGCGAGATTATCAAAATTCTTAg
- the LOC108335724 gene encoding uncharacterized protein LOC108335724, with product MSYAVGALVSPSPSPTSLPLINSTASVEVEHGVKPIQDGYKWRLILAYEGTRYAGWQYQQSPPTVQCTLEKALTQATKLQRKDLSLVGASRTDAGVHAWGQVVHFFTPFNYDNLEDIHAALNGLLPSDIRVREISPASAEFHARFSAKSKIYHYKIYNDSVMDPFQRHFAYHSVYKLNSAVMKEAAKYFVGKHDFSAFANSSHKDGVPDPVKQIFRFDLKEMGALLQLEVEGTGFLYRQVRNMVALLLQIGREAIPPDIVAYILASRDRKELAKYSLSVPPHGLCLVSIKYKESHLLLPPGCPANSFGRHHTIRKCKVPFFL from the exons ATGAGTTATGCAGTGGGAGCATTGGtttctccatctccatctccaaCTTCCCTCCCTTTG ATAAATTCCACTGCTTCTGTGGAAGTGGAACATGGGGTGAAGCCCATTCAAGATGGGTATAAGTGGCGTCTGATTTTGGCTTACGAAGGAACCCGATACGCAG GTTGGCAATATCAACAGTCTCCCCCTACTGTACAATGCACTCTCGAGAAAGCTTTAACTCAAGCTACAAAGCTTCAGAGGAAGGATCTCAGTTTGGTTGGTGCTAGCAGGACTGATGCAGGAGTCCATGCCTGGGGTCAG GTTGTTCATTTCTTTACACCTTTTAACTATGACAATTTGGAAGACATACATGCAGCTTTGAATGGCCTCCTTCCTTCTGATATCCGAGTTAGAGAGATCAGCCCTGCATCAGCTGAATTCCATGCTCGATTTTCTGCCAAAAGTAAGATTTACCATTACAAGATATACAATGATAGCGTCATGGATCCATTCCAGCGGCATTTTGCTTACCATAGTGTGTATAAACTCAATAGCGCTGTAATGAAAGAAGCTGCAAAATATTTTGTTGGGAAGCATGATTTCTCGGCCTTTGCCAATTCATCCCACAAAGATGGGGTGCCGGATCCGGTGAAGCAAATATTCCGATTTGATTTGAAAGAAATG GGAGCTCTTTTGCAACTTGAAGTTGAAGGCACAGGTTTCTTGTATAGACAAGTCCGAAACATG GTGGCTTTGTTGCTTCAAATTGGTAGGGAAGCTATCCCTCCTGATATTGTTGCTTATATTCTGGCAAGTCGAGATCGCAAAGAGCTTGCAAAATACTCATTGTCTGTCCCTCCTCATGGCCTTTGTCTTGTTTCTATCAAATATAAGGAAAGTCATCTGTTGCTTCCACCAGGGTGTCCTGCAAACAGTTTTGGCAGGCATCATACCATAAGGAAATGCAAAGTTCCATTCTTTCTGTAA
- the LOC108322011 gene encoding uncharacterized protein LOC108322011 isoform X2 — protein MYATELFGVFVVHGVDASPAVASTTLINNKYFKITAFTKPTSHNGVNLRSEKALKPYRCRADANSDFFSVTSSNKSDVDYLGQSTKGDLNVKSEHLEAFGFDGHAALEGPIEEVARSEARQAEDLLKDLGIPAWEGRAYDYCLENLRNMGFPVDGLAFDPNLVIRGLVIDKENGNLVKADRFGYVKRAMHGTKMLSTRAVSEMYGRELVDLRKESRWEFLNTLFSVSEAVAYMQMVDRLDDGTIPADLGPLDYKGLYKAVGKALFWAHVEGRLKSEIMSKPELFVEPDPELPLALLDQKEAGKKLLLITNSDYHYTDKMMRHSFNKFLPNDMSWRDLFDIVIVSARKPEFFQTSHPMYEVVTDEGLMRPCFKAQTGGLYSGGSAQMVENSLGIHGDEILYVGDHIYTDVSQSKVHLRWRTALICRELEEEYNALIGSRSYRESLVELINQKEVVGDLFNQLRLALQRRSKDRPAQTLAATNMNDEDLTDSMQKLLIVMQRLDKKIAPMLEADGELFNSRWGFLSRAGLWDKSHLMRQIEKYADIYTSRVSNFLDYTPFMYFRSQEQNLAHDSYTYYCSQINNEHSS, from the exons ATGTACGCCACGGAACTTTTCGGCGTCTTCGTCGTTCACGGCGTCGATGCTTCGCCGGCAGTGGCGTCCACCACCCTCATCAACAACAAGTACTTCAAGATTACAGCCTTCACCAAACCCACTTCCCATAATGGCGTGAATTTGAGGTCAGAAAAGGCTTTGAAGCCTTATCGCTGCAGAGCTGACGCAAACTCTGATTTTTTCTCTGTGACATCGTCGAACAAGTCCGACGTGGACTACCTTGGACAGAGCACCAAAGGTGATTTGAATGTCAAGTCGGAGCATCTCGAGGCTTTCG GATTTGATGGTCATGCTGCTTTAGAAGGTCCAATTGAGGAAGTGGCCAGATCAGAAGCAAGGCAAGCAGAGGATTTGCTAAAAGATTTGGGCATTCCG GCTTGGGAAGGCAGGGCTTATGACTACTGTTTGGAAAACCTTAGGAACATGGGTTTCCCTGTTGATGGACTTGCCTTTGATCCTAATCTG GTAATTAGAGGCCTTGTCATAGACAAAGAGAATGGAAATTTGGTTAAAGCTGATCGATTTGGTTACGTAAAAAGAGCCATGCATGGCACCAAAATGTTATCTACTCGAGCTGTGAG TGAGATGTATGGGAGAGAACTGGTGGACCTGCGAAAGGAGAGTCGATGGGAGTTTCTCAATACACTGTTTTCTGTGTCTGAAGCTGTGGCCTACATGCAG ATGGTTGACAGATTGGATGATGGGACTATACCAGCAGATCTTGGCCCTCTCGATTATAAAGGACTATATAAG GCTGTTGGAAAAGCTCTTTTCTGGGCACATGTAGAAGGTCGCCTTAAG AGCGAGATCATGTCTAAGCCTGAACTTTTTGTGGAGCCTGATCCAGAATTACCTTTGGCGCTTCTGGATCAGAAGGAG GCTGGTAAAAAACTTCTGCTAATTACCAACTCCGATTATCATTACACTGACAAAATGATGCGGCactcttttaataaattccTTCCCAATGATATGAGTTGGCGAGATCTATTTGACATT GTAATTGTCTCAGCAAGAAAACCAGAGTTCTTCCAAACATCACACCCCATGTATGAAGTGGTCACAGACGAGGGGCTTATGCGTCCATGCTTCAAGGCTCAGACTG GTGGTTTGTATTCAGGGGGAAGTGCACAAATGGTTGAAAATTCTCTAGGTATTCATGGAGATGAGATATTGTATGTTGGCGACCATATTTACACTGATGTCAGTCAATCCAAAGTCCATTTGCGATGGCGAACAGCATTGATTTGTCGAGAACTGGAAGAAGAG TACAATGCCTTGATTGGTAGCCGGAGTTATAGAGAATCATTGGTGGAGCTTATAAATCAAAAGGAGGTAGTAGGGGATCTCTTTAACCAACTTCGGCTAGCTCTGCAGAGGCGAAGCAAAGACCGTCCTGCTCAG ACCCTAGCAGCAACTAACATGAATGATGAAGACCTCACTGATAGCATGCAAAAGCTACTTATTGTTATGCAAAGACTGGATAAGAAAATTGCTCCAATGCTGGAGGCTGACGGGGAGCTCTTCAATTCAAG GTGGGGTTTTCTATCTCGTGCTGGACTGTGGGATAAAAGCCACTTGATGAGACAAATTGAGAA ATATGCCGACATTTATACATCTAGGGTGTCAAACTTTTTGGATTATACGCCCTTCATGTATTTCCGCTCTCAGGAACAG AACCTTGCGCATGACTCGTACACGTACTATTGTTCACAAATTAATAATGAGCATTCTTCCTAG
- the LOC108322011 gene encoding uncharacterized protein LOC108322011 isoform X1 has product MYATELFGVFVVHGVDASPAVASTTLINNKYFKITAFTKPTSHNGVNLRSEKALKPYRCRADANSDFFSVTSSNKSDVDYLGQSTKGDLNVKSEHLEAFGFDGHAALEGPIEEVARSEARQAEDLLKDLGIPSPSSSRNSPRGIFCSRTLNLRSISAIGYDMDYTLIHYNVMAWEGRAYDYCLENLRNMGFPVDGLAFDPNLVIRGLVIDKENGNLVKADRFGYVKRAMHGTKMLSTRAVSEMYGRELVDLRKESRWEFLNTLFSVSEAVAYMQMVDRLDDGTIPADLGPLDYKGLYKAVGKALFWAHVEGRLKSEIMSKPELFVEPDPELPLALLDQKEAGKKLLLITNSDYHYTDKMMRHSFNKFLPNDMSWRDLFDIVIVSARKPEFFQTSHPMYEVVTDEGLMRPCFKAQTGGLYSGGSAQMVENSLGIHGDEILYVGDHIYTDVSQSKVHLRWRTALICRELEEEYNALIGSRSYRESLVELINQKEVVGDLFNQLRLALQRRSKDRPAQTLAATNMNDEDLTDSMQKLLIVMQRLDKKIAPMLEADGELFNSRWGFLSRAGLWDKSHLMRQIEKYADIYTSRVSNFLDYTPFMYFRSQEQNLAHDSYTYYCSQINNEHSS; this is encoded by the exons ATGTACGCCACGGAACTTTTCGGCGTCTTCGTCGTTCACGGCGTCGATGCTTCGCCGGCAGTGGCGTCCACCACCCTCATCAACAACAAGTACTTCAAGATTACAGCCTTCACCAAACCCACTTCCCATAATGGCGTGAATTTGAGGTCAGAAAAGGCTTTGAAGCCTTATCGCTGCAGAGCTGACGCAAACTCTGATTTTTTCTCTGTGACATCGTCGAACAAGTCCGACGTGGACTACCTTGGACAGAGCACCAAAGGTGATTTGAATGTCAAGTCGGAGCATCTCGAGGCTTTCG GATTTGATGGTCATGCTGCTTTAGAAGGTCCAATTGAGGAAGTGGCCAGATCAGAAGCAAGGCAAGCAGAGGATTTGCTAAAAGATTTGGGCATTCCG AGCCCTTCTTCATCCAGAAATTCTCCTCGTGGAATATTCTGCAGCCGAACATTGAATCTGCGGTCCATCAGTGCCATTGGATATGACATGGACTATACCTTGATTCATTATAACGTGATG GCTTGGGAAGGCAGGGCTTATGACTACTGTTTGGAAAACCTTAGGAACATGGGTTTCCCTGTTGATGGACTTGCCTTTGATCCTAATCTG GTAATTAGAGGCCTTGTCATAGACAAAGAGAATGGAAATTTGGTTAAAGCTGATCGATTTGGTTACGTAAAAAGAGCCATGCATGGCACCAAAATGTTATCTACTCGAGCTGTGAG TGAGATGTATGGGAGAGAACTGGTGGACCTGCGAAAGGAGAGTCGATGGGAGTTTCTCAATACACTGTTTTCTGTGTCTGAAGCTGTGGCCTACATGCAG ATGGTTGACAGATTGGATGATGGGACTATACCAGCAGATCTTGGCCCTCTCGATTATAAAGGACTATATAAG GCTGTTGGAAAAGCTCTTTTCTGGGCACATGTAGAAGGTCGCCTTAAG AGCGAGATCATGTCTAAGCCTGAACTTTTTGTGGAGCCTGATCCAGAATTACCTTTGGCGCTTCTGGATCAGAAGGAG GCTGGTAAAAAACTTCTGCTAATTACCAACTCCGATTATCATTACACTGACAAAATGATGCGGCactcttttaataaattccTTCCCAATGATATGAGTTGGCGAGATCTATTTGACATT GTAATTGTCTCAGCAAGAAAACCAGAGTTCTTCCAAACATCACACCCCATGTATGAAGTGGTCACAGACGAGGGGCTTATGCGTCCATGCTTCAAGGCTCAGACTG GTGGTTTGTATTCAGGGGGAAGTGCACAAATGGTTGAAAATTCTCTAGGTATTCATGGAGATGAGATATTGTATGTTGGCGACCATATTTACACTGATGTCAGTCAATCCAAAGTCCATTTGCGATGGCGAACAGCATTGATTTGTCGAGAACTGGAAGAAGAG TACAATGCCTTGATTGGTAGCCGGAGTTATAGAGAATCATTGGTGGAGCTTATAAATCAAAAGGAGGTAGTAGGGGATCTCTTTAACCAACTTCGGCTAGCTCTGCAGAGGCGAAGCAAAGACCGTCCTGCTCAG ACCCTAGCAGCAACTAACATGAATGATGAAGACCTCACTGATAGCATGCAAAAGCTACTTATTGTTATGCAAAGACTGGATAAGAAAATTGCTCCAATGCTGGAGGCTGACGGGGAGCTCTTCAATTCAAG GTGGGGTTTTCTATCTCGTGCTGGACTGTGGGATAAAAGCCACTTGATGAGACAAATTGAGAA ATATGCCGACATTTATACATCTAGGGTGTCAAACTTTTTGGATTATACGCCCTTCATGTATTTCCGCTCTCAGGAACAG AACCTTGCGCATGACTCGTACACGTACTATTGTTCACAAATTAATAATGAGCATTCTTCCTAG